taatgatTTACGTATTTATATTCATTTGGGATCTTTACATATAGCACCTTCTATCTCTTTCTCTTAGGTCAGGATTTGCTAATAACTGAGTTTAGATctattatttaattcaaaacaagaaATAGGTTGATTAGTTTATATGAGCATTGAAAATGTACTCCATGATTCTTGCCCATGAAGCTCCCGGACAGTTGTTATTggaattttaaacttttaaagttGATATTAGGATTGAAAGTGTAATTAATGATTCTTGCCCGCAAAGCTCCTGGGCAGTGGTTATTGAAATCTTACTTTTTGACTCAAATGTTTCGATGCATCATCTATTTCTCGTGTATACCTggtaaagaagaaagaacaaaGACACATTATTATGATATTTGATGCTGAATTGATTGAATGTGCCTCCGCTTGGCATCttgaaaacaaatgaaaattaggGTGATCCCTTTGGTGGTAAACATATGTTTAATTACATTTGTACATACTAAGAGCGGTGCACCTAAAAACTAATTACATTTGCTTCTTGAAACATATGAAAATTACATTTGCACCtagtaattgaaaaaaaaaaaaaaaaaaaagggtttctgACACTGATCTTGACATGCTTAGGATATTGCCCAAGAGGCTGTGAAGAAGAGGCGACGTGCTACCAAGAAGCCTTATTCGAGGTCCATAGTTGGTGCCACCTTAGAGGTTATCCAGAAGAAGAGAGCTGAGAAGCCGGAAGTCCGTGATGCTGCCAGGGAAGCTGCTCTGCGGTGTGTTTTCTCCTCATTTAGAttgttttttacattttttttttctttctctcttagcTTTTCCTTGCACTTTGTTATAAGGTTGTCGGTTGTTGTGCAGCTCTTGCTACATGTCATATGCATCTTAAATGTTCCTTTACTGGTTCCTTGACCATTTGTCATATGGATATTTTGACGAATTGAATGTATTGTGCAGTGAAATCAAGGAAAggatcaaaaaaacaaaagatgaaaagaaggCAAAGAAGGCAGAAGTAATGTCCAAGTCACAGAAGTCACAGGTTAAGGGTAGCATTCCCAAGGGAGCTGGAAAGGGTCCTAAACTTGGAGGTGGTGGTGGAAAGCGTTGAGCCGCTGGACTAAACAGTTTCTATAACCTTTCagttttgaatgttttgtaAGAGTTCATTAGCCTTGTGGGGCCGAATCATttattatttctgttttttatcGCATGTCCGGCACCTTGTTCTTGAAGAGATATCTGCTTATCTTGCTGAATTTGAGTATTTCCGAGAGTAACTAtaattctacaatttttctACTGTGTGTGAATGTACTGCCGCACTGGTATGTGAAAGCTCACTATCTTGGGTTTAGGGGCTTGCTAATTGTTCAGATGTCGTGTTGAGGTAGCTGGATGATTAAATACGATTTTGTGTTGATGCCCATGTAGAAATGATCCCTTGATTCACATGCTGTAAAATCAAACAAGTAATCTATGTGTTCTTCTGACTAGATATAAAGACGAGAAGTTGt
Above is a genomic segment from Corylus avellana chromosome ca9, CavTom2PMs-1.0 containing:
- the LOC132161876 gene encoding large ribosomal subunit protein eL24-like, whose product is MVLKTELCRFSGAKIYPGRGIRFIRADSQVFLFANSKCKRYFHNRLKPSKLTWTAMYRKQHKKDIAQEAVKKRRRATKKPYSRSIVGATLEVIQKKRAEKPEVRDAAREAALREIKERIKKTKDEKKAKKAEVMSKSQKSQVKGSIPKGAGKGPKLGGGGGKR